Proteins encoded in a region of the Zea mays cultivar B73 chromosome 4, Zm-B73-REFERENCE-NAM-5.0, whole genome shotgun sequence genome:
- the LOC100273075 gene encoding RING-H2 finger protein ATL13: MSHYTMHAAINYAALPPTSPLQLPLPYLPPPPPPPLPLPLPPLLSPPPPAAASSDAGFQNRISPSVLLIILILAVIFFVSGLLHLLVRFLLRPAPRDPGDAYGGDANATAFQGQLQQLFHLHDAGVDQSFIDALPVFLYGAVVGAGGKDPFDCAVCLCEFADDDRLRLLPKCSHAFHVDCIDTWLLSHSTCPLCRRSLLADFPTCGGACSPLVFVLESGSEGSVSDRHDAASSARLSFGMEQEQAGQDRKHVAAAEAAEKKDEVVVPVKLGKFRSQATEGAGGSASHGSHDVRRCFSMGTYEYVMDESSLLRVAVKLPEKKRPATRSRMPGHRVAMSECDCHSKREGFRGFDAPPKQQQQLSKAAVDKRESFSVSKIWMRSGPRRKDVPSGATTSRRASSFRLSSALQRTASDVGATTAKRRADVVSPVTESEYNVSAWDKSASGSVVDWDVESAGGGHGLSSRADEAPSFARRTLLWIRGHL; the protein is encoded by the coding sequence ATGAGCCACTACACCATGCATGCAGCCATCAACTACGCCGCGCTGCCACCCACGTCGCCGCTGCAGCTCCCCCTCCCGTACCtccctccgcctcctcctccgccgttACCGCTACCGCTACCGCCGCTGTTGTCGCCGCCGCCACCGGCGGCGGCGTCCTCTGACGCGGGATTCCAGAACAGGATCAGCCCCAGCGTCCTTCTCATCATCCTGATCTTGGCCGTCATCTTCTTCGTCTCCGGCCTGCTGCACCTTCTCGTCCGGTTCCTGCTCCGCCCGGCGCCGCGGGATCCCGGCGACGCGTACGGGGGTGACGCGAACGCTACCGCCTTCCAGGGGCAGCTCCAGCAGCTGTTCCACCTCCACGACGCCGGCGTCGACCAGTCCTTCATCGACGCGCTGCCGGTGTTCCTCTACGGCGCCGTGGTCGGCGCCGGCGGGAAGGATCCTTTCGACTGCGCGGTCTGCCTCTGCGAGTTCGCGGACGACGAccgcctccgcctcctccccAAGTGCAGCCACGCGTTCCACGTCGACTGCATCGACACGTGGCTGCTGTCGCACTCCACCTGCCCGCTCTGCCGCCGCAGCCTCCTCGCCGACTTCCCCACCTGCGGCGGCGCCTGCAGCCCGCTGGTGTTCGTCCTCGAGTCCGGCTCCGAGGGCTCGGTCTCCGATCGCCACGACGCGGCGTCCTCCGCGCGCCTCAGCTTTGGCATGGAGCAGGAGCAGGCAGGGCAGGATCGGAAACACGTCGCCGCTGCagaggcagcggagaagaaggacGAGGTGGTCGTTCCGGTGAAGCTCGGCAAGTTCAGAAGCCAGGCCACCGAAGGAGCCGGCGGCAGCGCCAGCCATGGAAGCCATGACGTGAGGCGGTGCTTCTCCATGGGGACCTACGAGTACGTCATGGACGAGAGCTCCCTGCTCCGCGTCGCCGTGAAGCTGCCGGAGAAAAAGCGCCCCGCGACTCGCTCTCGCATGCCGGGGCACCGTGTTGCCATGTCGGAGTGCGACTGCCACTCCAAGCGGGAAGGCTTCCGCGGATTCGATGCGCCGcccaagcagcagcagcagctgtcgAAAGCGGCGGTGGACAAGAGGGAGAGCTTCTCCGTCTCCAAGATATGGATGCGCAGCGGGCCGAGGAGGAAGGACGTGCCCTCCGGCGCAACGACCTCGCGCCGCGCGTCGTCGTTCCGGCTCTCCTCGGCGCTCCAGCGCACGGCGAGCGACGTTGGGGCGACGACGGCGAAGCGCCGGGCGGACGTGGTGAGCCCCGTGACGGAGTCCGAGTACAACGTGTCGGCTTGGGACAAGAGCGCGAGCGGCAGCGTCGTGGATTGGGACGTCGAGTCCGCGGGCGGCGGGCACGGCCTCAGCTCCAGAGCCGACGAGGCGCCGTCGTTCGCCCGGCGGACGCTGCTCTGGATCAGAGGCCACCTGTGA